ATTATAGTGTATACCTCGCGGACGCGGACGTGACGACGGAGATTACACCGACGGAGCGGGCGGCGCAGTTCCGGATGACGTTTCCGGAATCCGATAGCTCGTTTATCGTGGTGGATGCCTTTGAGCGGGGTTCCTATATAAAGGTGATTCCTTCCGAGAACAAGATCATCGGGTATACGACGATGAACAGCGGGGGGGTGCCGGAGAATTTCAAGAACTATTTCGTGATCTATGTAGACCGGCCGTTCACTTTTGCGGCGACCTGGCATGATAAAATGCTGGCCAAGGATACGCTGGAGTATGAGGCGGGACACGTGGGTGCGGTGCTGGGTTTTAAGACCCAAAGAGGGGAGCAGATCCATCTCAGGGTGGCCTCTTCTTTTATCAGCTACGACCAGGCGGAGTTGAACCTGAAACGGGAAATTGGCGGGGATGATTTTGCGACGACGGAACGGAAGGCAAAGGCGGCGTGGAATGTGGAATTGAAAAAAGTCGCCGTGGAAGGCGGTACGGTTGACCAGGTGAAAACATTTTACTCTTGTTTATACAGGGTGCTCCTTTTCCCCCGGAAATTCTTCGAACTGGATGCCAGCGGCGCGGTGATGCACTATAGCCCTTATAACGGGAAGGTGTTGCCGGGGTATATGTATACGGACAACGGTTTTTGGGATACGTTCCGCGCGGTTTTCCCGTTTTTCACGTTGGTGTATCCCACGCATGATGCGCAGGTAATGGAGGGATTGGCGAATGCGTACAAGGAAAGCGGCTGGCTTCCGGAATGGCAAAGCCCGGGGCATAGGGATTGTATGGTAGGGTCGCACTCTGCCTCCATTATTTCAGATGCGTATCTCAAGGGCATCAGGGGGTATGACATCAATACGCTGTACCAGGGGATCCTGAAGAACAGCGAGAATGAAGGACCGCTGAGTTCGGTGGGGCGCCTCGGGGTCAAATACTATAACGCCATGGGGTATGTGCCGTATGACGTGGGTGTAGAGGAGAATACGGCGAGGACGCTGGAATACGCTTATGATGACTTTACGATTTCCAGGCTGGCGATTGCGTTGCACCGGCCACAGGACGAAATCGACCGGTTTACCAAAAGGAGCCAGAACTATCGCAATGTGTTCGACCCGGAAACGAAGATGATGCGGGGCAGGAACAAGGACGGCAGCTTCCAAAGTCCGTTCAGCCCCTACAAATGGGGGGACGCGTTTACCGAAGGCAATAGCTGGCATTGGACGTGGTGTGTATTCCATGATATCACGGGGCTGGCCAACCTGATGGGGGGCCGGGAAATGTTTGGGAAGATGCTGGATTCGGTCTTCAAGCTGCCGCCCATCTTCGACGATTCGTACTACCATTTTACGATCCACGAGATCCGCGAAATGCAGATCGTCAATATGGGGCAGTATGCACACGGCAACCAGCCGATCCAGCACATGCTGTACCTGTACAACTTCGCGGGACAGCCCTGGAAAGGAGAATACTGGATCCGCGAGTCCATGAACAAGCTGTACAAGGCAATTCCGGACGGCTATTGCGGGGACGAGGACAATGGACAGACCTCCGCCTGGTATGTGTGGTCTGCGTTAGGGATGTATCCCGTTTGCCCGGGTACGCCTCAGTATGTGATGGGAGCGCCGCTTTTCCGGAAGATCACGCTGAGCCTGGAAAACGGGAAGCAGGTGGTGATC
This sequence is a window from Dinghuibacter silviterrae. Protein-coding genes within it:
- a CDS encoding GH92 family glycosyl hydrolase gives rise to the protein MTKRMLKCLPVAGLMLAAAVAGAQTIPRSVGKVNDPVDWINPLMGTTSKPSMSNGNTYPAIALPWGMNFWVPQTGKIGDGWGYVYQADKIRGFKQTHQPSPWINDYGQFAIMPVTKHLVFDQDDRASWFSHKAEDARPYYYSVYLADADVTTEITPTERAAQFRMTFPESDSSFIVVDAFERGSYIKVIPSENKIIGYTTMNSGGVPENFKNYFVIYVDRPFTFAATWHDKMLAKDTLEYEAGHVGAVLGFKTQRGEQIHLRVASSFISYDQAELNLKREIGGDDFATTERKAKAAWNVELKKVAVEGGTVDQVKTFYSCLYRVLLFPRKFFELDASGAVMHYSPYNGKVLPGYMYTDNGFWDTFRAVFPFFTLVYPTHDAQVMEGLANAYKESGWLPEWQSPGHRDCMVGSHSASIISDAYLKGIRGYDINTLYQGILKNSENEGPLSSVGRLGVKYYNAMGYVPYDVGVEENTARTLEYAYDDFTISRLAIALHRPQDEIDRFTKRSQNYRNVFDPETKMMRGRNKDGSFQSPFSPYKWGDAFTEGNSWHWTWCVFHDITGLANLMGGREMFGKMLDSVFKLPPIFDDSYYHFTIHEIREMQIVNMGQYAHGNQPIQHMLYLYNFAGQPWKGEYWIRESMNKLYKAIPDGYCGDEDNGQTSAWYVWSALGMYPVCPGTPQYVMGAPLFRKITLSLENGKQVVIEAPANSEENIYVNKVTVNGQPYTRQYFNHFDLEKGTVIHFDMQGQPNKARGQNPADYPYSFSAGH